A single window of Paracoccus albus DNA harbors:
- a CDS encoding SURF1 family protein, whose amino-acid sequence MSRDTEDSIRPLWQMATVLTLGLLMLAGFLWLGFWQVDRLAWKRQLIANVDERVHAAPIDWAELTTQPPAQQEYRRVQVTGIFDHDKETLVQAVTELGGGFWVLTPMLTGSGKTVLVNRGFVPPEKRNAAERAEGQISGPQTIVGLARLSEPGGAFLRSNNPSEDRWYSRDIDAIANARQLDQPADFFIDADATPNPGGYPVGGLTVINFRNTHLSYALTWFALALMVAVGIVLLIRHEISARRR is encoded by the coding sequence TTGAGTCGCGACACCGAAGATTCCATCCGCCCCCTGTGGCAGATGGCAACCGTCCTGACGCTTGGCCTTTTGATGCTGGCTGGCTTCCTGTGGCTTGGCTTTTGGCAGGTTGATCGGCTGGCCTGGAAACGTCAGTTGATCGCCAATGTCGATGAAAGGGTTCATGCCGCACCCATCGACTGGGCAGAATTGACCACGCAACCCCCGGCACAGCAGGAATACCGCCGGGTGCAAGTGACCGGCATTTTCGATCATGACAAGGAAACGCTGGTTCAGGCAGTGACAGAACTTGGCGGGGGTTTCTGGGTGCTTACCCCAATGCTGACAGGCTCTGGCAAGACCGTTCTGGTCAACCGTGGCTTCGTGCCGCCAGAGAAGCGCAATGCTGCTGAACGGGCCGAGGGGCAGATTTCCGGTCCGCAGACCATAGTTGGCCTCGCACGTCTGTCAGAGCCTGGCGGTGCATTCCTGCGCAGCAATAACCCATCAGAGGATCGCTGGTATTCCCGTGATATCGACGCAATCGCCAACGCCCGCCAACTGGACCAGCCAGCGGATTTCTTTATCGACGCCGATGCCACACCGAACCCCGGCGGCTATCCGGTCGGCGGATTGACGGTCATCAATTTCCGCAACACGCATCTGTCATATGCGCTGACTTGGTTCGCCCTTGCGCTGATGGTGGCCGTCGGAATCGTGCTGCTGATCCGTCATGAAATCTCTGCACGCAGGCGATAG
- the cyoD gene encoding cytochrome o ubiquinol oxidase subunit IV: protein MSTHDHHDEQTSQFPHGTKRDYLTGFVLAVILTVIPFAVVMSGGIGSARMTGFLVLACAVAQMVVHMIYFLHMTPRQEGGWTLISLVFTIILLMIAVVGTMWVMYHMDANMMPGMAPTSGTSQITP from the coding sequence ATGAGCACGCATGACCATCACGACGAACAGACCTCGCAGTTTCCGCATGGCACGAAACGCGACTACCTGACCGGGTTCGTGCTAGCGGTTATCCTGACGGTCATTCCCTTCGCCGTGGTCATGTCAGGCGGTATAGGCTCTGCCCGTATGACCGGCTTTCTGGTGCTTGCCTGCGCGGTGGCCCAGATGGTCGTTCATATGATTTATTTCCTGCACATGACCCCGCGGCAAGAGGGTGGCTGGACCCTGATCTCGCTTGTGTTCACGATTATCCTGCTGATGATCGCCGTCGTCGGCACAATGTGGGTGATGTATCACATGGACGCGAATATGATGCCCGGCATGGCACCAACATCGGGTACCTCGCAGATCACGCCTTGA
- the cyoA gene encoding ubiquinol oxidase subunit II has product MRNLLRSLSIGLILFLSGCGSEVLSPNGDVAAKTRDVLGITTALILVIVLPVLVAIVWFAIRYRSSSEDADEQYDPGFHHSVQLELLIWAAPLVIIIWLGALTWVSTHKLDPYRPLDSETHGVADDAEPLVVQVVSMDWKWLFFYPEYGIATVNDLAAPLDRPIRFELTSTEVMNAFYVPTLAGMIYTMPGMQTQLHAVINEAGEYKGMSSHYSGAGFSGMNFPFHGLEEEDFAAWVEKARNSGEVLDRDAYRELLEPSENVPAAFYALGDETLYHDILNRCVEPGQTCMDEMMASNHGSEGGHGAANASEAGGHQAGEHEATGHGEHGGMDHQAPEQPVEAPTQQGTAPADETVSDTPATLHWGEGGAFQQPPEAADNSGNQHDGTHHAPAEQAPATTN; this is encoded by the coding sequence ATGCGAAATTTGCTTCGTTCCCTTTCAATTGGTCTGATCCTGTTTCTGTCTGGCTGCGGATCAGAAGTACTTTCCCCGAATGGCGATGTCGCGGCCAAGACGCGCGATGTTCTGGGTATCACCACGGCGCTGATCCTTGTGATCGTTTTGCCGGTTCTGGTTGCCATTGTCTGGTTCGCTATCCGCTATCGCAGCAGCAGCGAAGATGCCGACGAACAATACGATCCCGGCTTCCACCATTCCGTTCAGCTTGAACTTCTGATCTGGGCCGCACCGCTGGTCATCATCATCTGGCTTGGGGCGCTGACATGGGTCAGCACGCATAAGCTGGACCCGTATCGTCCGCTGGACAGTGAAACGCATGGTGTGGCCGACGATGCGGAACCGTTGGTGGTGCAGGTCGTGTCGATGGACTGGAAATGGCTGTTTTTCTATCCCGAATACGGCATTGCCACGGTCAACGACCTCGCCGCGCCGCTGGACCGCCCAATCCGGTTCGAACTGACCTCGACCGAGGTGATGAACGCCTTCTATGTCCCCACTCTGGCCGGAATGATCTATACCATGCCGGGGATGCAGACCCAGCTTCACGCCGTCATCAACGAGGCGGGCGAGTATAAGGGCATGTCCTCTCACTACAGCGGCGCCGGATTTTCAGGCATGAACTTCCCCTTCCACGGGCTTGAGGAAGAGGATTTCGCCGCATGGGTCGAGAAGGCACGGAATTCCGGCGAAGTGCTGGACCGCGACGCATATCGCGAACTTCTTGAACCAAGCGAAAATGTGCCTGCGGCCTTTTACGCGCTTGGCGATGAGACGCTTTATCACGACATCCTTAACCGCTGTGTAGAGCCGGGTCAGACCTGCATGGATGAGATGATGGCCAGCAATCACGGCAGCGAAGGCGGTCATGGTGCAGCCAATGCCTCAGAAGCGGGTGGGCATCAGGCGGGTGAGCACGAGGCGACCGGCCACGGCGAGCATGGCGGAATGGATCACCAGGCGCCCGAACAGCCCGTGGAGGCTCCCACACAACAAGGCACGGCCCCCGCTGATGAAACCGTGTCAGATACCCCCGCGACCTTGCATTGGGGCGAAGGCGGCGCGTTTCAACAACCACCTGAAGCCGCCGACAATAGCGGCAATCAGCACGATGGCACGCACCACGCGCCCGCCGAACAAGCCCCTGCGACCACGAATTGA
- a CDS encoding LLM class flavin-dependent oxidoreductase, with the protein MTIVPITSPDLQAAEVSWFSALCSDDYRYLGVPDGALRSSWEHCSDIVRTAEAQGFRNILCPSSYQVGQDTLSFVAGCAPITDKINMLAAVRCGEMQPIMLARTIATLDHMLKGRLTINIISSDFPGEKADSKFRYQRSREVVEILKQAWSRDEINHDGEVYQFHGVPTDPAKPYQQNGGPLLYFGGYSPDALELCGQHCDTYLMWPETKDELAGRMKAVNAVAERYGRTLDYGLRVHMIVRDTEAEAREYARELVSKLDDEQGRAIRERALDSGSLGVSHQAKNRELADMDGFIEPHLWTGVGRARSGCGAALVGSADQILSEIEAYQKMGIRAFIFSGYPHIDECEYFGRLVMPHLKTCSLPHEYGRVPDAAPATPLSAGERR; encoded by the coding sequence ATGACCATCGTTCCGATCACCTCGCCCGACCTGCAGGCGGCTGAAGTTTCGTGGTTTTCGGCGCTGTGCTCTGACGATTATCGCTATCTTGGCGTACCCGATGGCGCATTGCGCTCCAGCTGGGAACATTGTTCGGACATTGTCAGGACGGCAGAGGCGCAGGGTTTTCGCAATATTCTTTGCCCATCCTCCTATCAGGTGGGACAAGATACGCTCAGCTTCGTTGCTGGCTGTGCGCCCATCACAGACAAAATCAATATGCTTGCCGCCGTCCGCTGCGGTGAGATGCAGCCGATCATGCTGGCCCGCACAATCGCGACGCTGGACCACATGCTGAAGGGTCGATTGACGATCAATATCATCAGCAGCGATTTTCCGGGTGAGAAGGCCGACAGCAAATTCCGCTATCAACGTTCCCGCGAGGTGGTCGAGATCCTCAAACAGGCGTGGTCACGGGATGAAATCAACCACGACGGCGAGGTCTATCAGTTCCACGGCGTCCCCACCGATCCGGCGAAGCCTTACCAGCAAAATGGCGGCCCGCTGCTTTACTTCGGCGGATACAGCCCTGACGCATTGGAATTATGTGGGCAGCATTGCGACACCTATCTGATGTGGCCTGAAACGAAGGACGAACTCGCCGGTCGCATGAAGGCGGTGAATGCCGTCGCCGAACGCTATGGCCGCACGCTGGATTACGGGCTGCGTGTTCACATGATTGTTCGCGACACAGAGGCGGAGGCACGTGAATATGCGCGTGAACTGGTGTCAAAGCTTGATGACGAACAGGGCCGCGCCATTCGCGAACGTGCTTTGGATTCCGGATCACTTGGCGTTTCGCATCAGGCGAAAAACCGGGAACTGGCGGATATGGATGGCTTTATAGAGCCGCATCTTTGGACCGGCGTCGGACGTGCGCGCTCAGGCTGCGGCGCGGCGCTTGTCGGTTCCGCCGATCAGATCCTGTCCGAGATAGAGGCGTATCAGAAGATGGGCATCCGCGCGTTCATCTTTTCGGGCTATCCGCATATCGATGAATGCGAGTATTTCGGTCGCCTCGTCATGCCGCATCTGAAAACCTGTTCGCTTCCGCATGAATATGGCCGTGTCCCGGACGCAGCACCCGCCACCCCACTTTCCGCCGGGGAACGCCGCTGA
- a CDS encoding FecCD family ABC transporter permease, with product MTVVEFNERIQTRSVIPAGLLAAILLLLALIVLGAGIGSSFMSPQRVIAALLGQGSRPDELILWKMRLPRVFLAATGGAALALAGAILQRVARNPLATPSILGITDGAAVGVVGFLWLYSNESNALIVSIHWLPLAAVAGAAAFTLVTGSLTLADRRRGPLGLILYGIAIAALAKALVTLLMIMGPVYLAGQAMTWLAGSVGAAHWSDVAILSAILVLSVPLIALAARVLAQLRLDPDSARSTGLSLGPAQIAMVGLAVLLTASAVAFVGAIGFVGLIAPHAARRLVGEGGAAWLPVSALIGSSLVLAADIFARIIAPPIEVPAGAVTAVLGAPLFILLLIRGRTVRG from the coding sequence ATGACGGTTGTGGAATTCAATGAGCGCATTCAGACACGTTCTGTCATCCCGGCGGGGCTGCTGGCAGCGATCCTGCTGCTTCTGGCGCTGATCGTGCTGGGGGCCGGGATCGGCTCTAGCTTCATGTCGCCACAACGCGTCATTGCCGCTTTGCTTGGGCAGGGCAGCCGCCCGGACGAGCTGATCTTGTGGAAGATGCGCCTGCCGAGGGTGTTTCTGGCCGCGACGGGCGGCGCGGCACTGGCGCTTGCCGGGGCGATCCTGCAGCGGGTTGCAAGAAACCCACTGGCAACCCCATCTATCCTTGGGATCACCGATGGTGCGGCCGTGGGGGTTGTCGGTTTCCTTTGGCTCTATTCGAACGAATCGAATGCGCTGATCGTCTCTATCCACTGGCTGCCTTTGGCTGCAGTCGCGGGGGCGGCGGCTTTCACGCTTGTCACCGGCTCTCTGACTTTGGCGGACCGGCGTCGGGGGCCGTTGGGTCTGATCCTGTATGGTATTGCCATTGCAGCACTGGCGAAGGCGCTTGTGACCCTGCTGATGATTATGGGGCCGGTCTATCTTGCCGGGCAGGCGATGACGTGGCTGGCCGGATCGGTCGGGGCGGCGCATTGGTCCGATGTCGCCATACTCAGCGCGATACTGGTCCTGAGCGTTCCGCTGATTGCGCTTGCGGCACGGGTGCTTGCGCAGTTGCGGCTGGACCCTGACAGCGCAAGGTCAACCGGGCTTTCACTTGGGCCTGCTCAAATTGCGATGGTCGGGCTGGCAGTGCTGCTGACGGCATCCGCCGTAGCCTTCGTCGGTGCCATCGGTTTCGTCGGCCTGATCGCCCCGCATGCCGCGCGGCGTCTGGTGGGCGAGGGCGGGGCGGCATGGCTTCCCGTCTCGGCATTGATTGGATCGTCGCTTGTCTTGGCGGCGGATATCTTCGCCCGGATCATAGCCCCGCCGATCGAGGTTCCGGCTGGGGCTGTGACCGCCGTATTGGGCGCACCGCTTTTCATTCTGTTGCTGATCCGGGGAAGGACCGTGCGTGGATAA
- a CDS encoding MFS transporter: MNAATDSVPARQSHPVNLTDLAIGVIIGRTSEFFDFFVFAIAAVLVFPQFIFSFASPADGVLYAFLVLALGFVARPVGTFVFTEIDRRWGRGTKLTTALFLLGLSTVAISFLPSFEQEGWLTVASLCLFRMGQGAALGGAWDGMSSLLAMYAPADRKGRFATLPQIGAPLGLILACGLFIFLRTSLSEEEFLAFGWRYPFFVAFAINVVALFARLRLAVSEEFESLYDEAALRPRINPRLLREESMNIIAGTFVPLATLALFHMVTVFPLAWIYLNAPENITGFLLIEIVGALIGLGSIIASGFIADRIGRRSLLRNCAIAIAVYAVISPLLLSLGFSGEALYVFIGFGLLGLSFGQSSGAVASGFAKKNRYTASNLTADLSWMFGAGFAPFVALYLTETFGLWSAGAYLLSGALCTLAALTLFKRTMDARRKEDNSWR; this comes from the coding sequence ATGAATGCCGCCACAGATTCGGTCCCGGCTAGGCAGTCTCATCCGGTCAATCTGACCGATCTTGCCATTGGTGTGATAATTGGTCGCACCTCTGAATTCTTTGATTTCTTCGTCTTCGCGATTGCCGCAGTTCTGGTCTTTCCGCAGTTCATTTTCAGTTTTGCTTCGCCTGCCGACGGGGTGCTGTATGCGTTTCTTGTCCTTGCACTCGGCTTCGTCGCGCGTCCTGTCGGCACCTTCGTCTTTACCGAGATTGACCGGCGTTGGGGCAGGGGAACCAAGCTGACGACGGCACTGTTCCTGCTGGGGCTGTCGACCGTCGCGATTTCCTTCCTGCCCAGCTTTGAGCAAGAAGGCTGGCTGACAGTCGCCAGCCTGTGCTTGTTCCGTATGGGGCAGGGTGCCGCCCTTGGCGGTGCGTGGGACGGCATGTCTTCGCTGTTGGCGATGTATGCGCCTGCGGACCGGAAAGGTCGCTTTGCGACGCTGCCGCAGATCGGTGCGCCGCTGGGACTGATCCTTGCCTGCGGGCTGTTCATCTTCCTGCGCACCTCGCTGTCGGAAGAGGAGTTTCTGGCCTTCGGCTGGCGCTATCCGTTCTTTGTCGCCTTCGCGATCAACGTTGTGGCGCTGTTCGCACGCCTTCGCCTCGCCGTCAGCGAGGAATTCGAGTCGCTGTATGACGAGGCAGCACTGCGCCCGCGCATCAACCCGCGCCTGCTGCGTGAAGAAAGCATGAACATCATCGCCGGAACATTCGTTCCACTGGCCACGCTGGCCCTGTTCCATATGGTCACGGTTTTCCCGCTGGCATGGATTTATCTGAACGCGCCGGAGAACATCACCGGCTTCCTGCTGATCGAAATCGTCGGTGCTCTGATCGGATTGGGCAGCATCATCGCATCCGGCTTCATCGCGGATCGCATTGGCAGGCGGTCGCTGCTGCGCAACTGCGCAATCGCAATTGCCGTCTATGCCGTGATTTCGCCCCTGCTGCTGAGCCTCGGTTTCAGCGGAGAGGCGCTTTATGTCTTTATCGGCTTCGGGTTGCTGGGCCTGTCCTTCGGGCAATCCTCTGGCGCGGTTGCTTCAGGCTTTGCCAAGAAGAACCGCTATACGGCATCCAACCTGACCGCCGATCTGTCATGGATGTTCGGCGCGGGCTTTGCGCCCTTCGTTGCGCTTTATCTGACAGAGACATTCGGTCTTTGGTCAGCAGGGGCCTATCTGCTGTCGGGTGCGCTGTGTACGCTGGCGGCGCTGACGCTGTTCAAGCGAACGATGGATGCGCGCCGGAAAGAGGATAATTCCTGGCGCTGA
- a CDS encoding FecCD family ABC transporter permease: MSTRLNILLLLSVLVVMAMIASLHLGMRFYPPNVVWGALSGRETGTDALIIATLRVPRTLIAACCGAALGLSGLLMQAASRNPLAEPGLLGVNAGAALCVVLSLTMFGLGSMTGLAVAAGAGALFAITLVLVLTALGEVRADPTSILLVGVTSAALFGAITQVILLSNEAALETLLFWLAGSFADRDTALLWIGVPVLLAGLAATLWLGPALDLMQTDDDSAAALGVPVQRMRYLAFMAAALLAGGTVAMAGPVVFLGLVTPHVARRLCPGAGHIWLAFACVLTGALIALLADILARIIVAPAEAPIGTVLALVGVPVLILQLRRGDGRRMA; this comes from the coding sequence GTGTCTACCAGATTAAACATCCTGCTTCTGCTGAGCGTGCTGGTCGTGATGGCGATGATCGCGAGCCTGCATCTGGGCATGCGTTTTTACCCGCCGAACGTTGTCTGGGGCGCGTTGAGCGGACGCGAGACCGGTACTGACGCGCTGATCATCGCGACTTTGCGTGTGCCCCGGACCCTGATCGCCGCGTGCTGCGGCGCTGCACTTGGGTTGTCGGGCTTGCTGATGCAGGCTGCGTCGCGCAATCCGCTGGCAGAACCCGGTCTGCTGGGGGTGAATGCAGGCGCAGCACTTTGTGTGGTACTCTCGCTGACGATGTTCGGCCTTGGCAGCATGACCGGCCTTGCCGTCGCGGCCGGCGCGGGGGCTTTGTTTGCGATCACGCTTGTTCTCGTCCTGACCGCATTAGGGGAGGTCAGGGCCGATCCGACCTCGATTCTGCTGGTCGGGGTCACTTCGGCGGCGCTTTTCGGGGCGATCACTCAGGTGATCCTTCTCAGCAATGAGGCCGCATTGGAAACGTTGCTGTTCTGGCTGGCGGGTAGCTTTGCCGATCGTGACACAGCTCTGTTGTGGATCGGCGTCCCGGTCTTGTTGGCGGGGCTTGCAGCGACCTTATGGCTCGGCCCCGCTCTGGACCTGATGCAGACCGATGACGACAGTGCAGCTGCACTTGGCGTGCCGGTACAGCGCATGCGTTATCTGGCCTTCATGGCGGCAGCATTGCTGGCGGGCGGTACGGTCGCGATGGCGGGGCCCGTGGTGTTCCTTGGATTGGTCACACCGCATGTCGCGCGCCGCCTTTGTCCGGGTGCAGGGCATATCTGGCTGGCTTTCGCCTGCGTCCTGACCGGTGCGCTGATTGCGCTGCTGGCCGATATCCTTGCCCGTATCATCGTCGCCCCGGCAGAGGCCCCCATCGGCACAGTGCTGGCACTTGTCGGCGTGCCGGTGCTGATCCTTCAGCTTCGCCGAGGCGATGGCAGGCGGATGGCATGA
- a CDS encoding ABC transporter substrate-binding protein, translating into MLKKIISRRAAMLGVAIAAAFAVVAPNASFAREVTHAMGTTEVPDVPERVVILTNEGTEALLSMGVKPIGAVNSANGDPWFDHIADQMEGVEPLGGESAVNLEMIAALEPDLILGNKMRQEEIYPQLSAIAPTVMTERLRGDWKVNMRLYAEALGMEDKAQEVFDAYDAHVDELAEKLGDKTDEEISMIRFLAAQIRIYQLDTFSGVILKDIGFKRPPNQNVEEFAIRTGKESIPDMDGDRIFYFTYDTGNGEGNAAEEEALADPLWQSLSAVKEGRVHKVDDAIWNTSGGVISANLMLDDIARIYEVE; encoded by the coding sequence ATGTTGAAAAAAATAATCTCGCGCCGCGCCGCGATGTTGGGCGTCGCCATAGCGGCGGCTTTCGCCGTCGTCGCGCCCAACGCATCTTTCGCGCGCGAAGTCACGCATGCGATGGGCACGACCGAAGTTCCCGACGTGCCCGAGCGGGTGGTTATCCTGACGAATGAAGGGACCGAGGCGTTGCTGTCGATGGGCGTCAAACCGATTGGTGCCGTGAACTCTGCCAATGGCGACCCGTGGTTTGATCACATTGCCGATCAGATGGAGGGTGTCGAACCGCTGGGTGGTGAATCCGCCGTGAACCTTGAAATGATCGCCGCGCTCGAGCCCGACCTGATCCTTGGCAACAAGATGCGGCAAGAGGAAATCTATCCCCAGCTTTCCGCCATTGCACCCACCGTCATGACAGAGCGCCTGCGCGGTGACTGGAAAGTGAATATGCGCCTCTATGCCGAAGCGCTTGGCATGGAAGATAAGGCGCAAGAGGTGTTTGACGCCTATGACGCCCATGTCGATGAACTGGCTGAAAAGCTGGGCGACAAGACCGATGAAGAGATCTCTATGATCCGTTTCCTTGCCGCGCAGATCCGCATTTATCAGCTTGATACCTTCAGCGGCGTTATCCTGAAGGATATCGGTTTTAAGCGCCCGCCGAACCAGAATGTCGAGGAATTCGCGATCCGTACCGGCAAGGAAAGCATCCCTGATATGGACGGAGACCGGATATTCTATTTCACCTATGACACCGGCAATGGAGAAGGCAACGCGGCCGAGGAAGAGGCATTGGCCGATCCGCTGTGGCAGTCATTGTCTGCCGTTAAGGAAGGCCGGGTCCACAAGGTTGATGATGCAATCTGGAACACGTCGGGCGGCGTCATTTCGGCAAACCTGATGCTGGATGACATTGCCAGGATCTACGAGGTCGAATGA
- the cyoB gene encoding cytochrome o ubiquinol oxidase subunit I gives MAIEQNVTDSTFLFGRLAWDKLPTDPIVVGTFIVVVVLGVALVAAVTYYRLWGYLWKEWFTSVDHKKIGVMYMVLGLVMFLRGFADAVMMRLQQAIAFNGSEGYLNAHHYDQIFTAHGTIMIFFVAMPFVTGLMNFVVPLQIGARDVAFPFLNNFSFWMTVGGAVLTMVSLFIGEFAQTGWLAFPPLSGVVASPREGVDYYIWGLQIAGVGTTLSGINLIVTILKMRCPGMTLMRMPVFTWTSLCANILIVATFPVLTATLVLLSLDRYLGMNFFTNDLGGNPMLYINLIWIWGHPEVYILILPAFGIFSEVVSTFCGKRLFGYNSMVYATVCITILSYLVWLHHFFTMGSGASVNSFFGIATMIISIPTGAKIFNWLFTMYKGKIRYELPMMWSVAFMLTFVIGGMTGVMLAVPPADFIVHNSLFLVAHFHNVIIGGVVYGIFAGINFWWPKAFGYRMNQFWGHVSFWCWVVGFWLAFTPLYVMGLMGVTRRLRVFDDPSLQIWFAIAALGAAVIAFGIFALVMQIAMSIRDREKLRDVTGDPWDGRTLEWATSSPPPAYNFAFTPVVYDVDAWQDMKEHGYKRPLSGFRPIHMPKNTGSGVIIAAISVVLGFALVWHIWWLAILSFVALIAAAIWHSFDYNRDFYIPEASVTETEEARTRALSNAV, from the coding sequence ATGGCTATCGAACAGAACGTAACCGACTCCACCTTCCTTTTCGGGCGTCTCGCCTGGGACAAACTGCCCACTGACCCAATCGTCGTCGGCACCTTCATCGTGGTCGTGGTCCTCGGCGTGGCGCTTGTGGCTGCGGTGACCTATTACCGGCTCTGGGGCTATCTTTGGAAGGAATGGTTCACCAGTGTGGACCATAAGAAAATTGGCGTCATGTATATGGTGTTGGGGCTCGTCATGTTCCTTCGCGGATTTGCCGATGCGGTGATGATGCGCCTTCAGCAGGCTATCGCCTTCAACGGGTCCGAGGGATACCTGAACGCCCACCATTACGATCAGATTTTTACTGCCCACGGCACGATTATGATCTTCTTCGTAGCCATGCCCTTCGTCACCGGGCTGATGAATTTCGTGGTCCCGCTGCAGATCGGCGCGCGTGACGTTGCCTTCCCTTTCCTGAACAATTTCAGCTTCTGGATGACGGTCGGCGGCGCTGTTCTGACGATGGTTTCGCTGTTCATCGGTGAGTTCGCGCAGACCGGCTGGCTGGCTTTCCCGCCATTATCCGGGGTCGTCGCCAGTCCGAGGGAGGGCGTCGACTACTATATCTGGGGTCTGCAGATCGCCGGCGTCGGGACGACGCTATCGGGGATCAACCTTATCGTGACGATCCTGAAGATGCGTTGTCCGGGCATGACCCTGATGCGGATGCCGGTGTTCACATGGACGTCACTTTGCGCGAACATCCTGATCGTGGCGACATTCCCGGTGCTGACGGCGACGCTGGTTCTGCTGTCCCTCGATCGCTATCTGGGGATGAACTTCTTCACCAATGACCTTGGCGGCAACCCGATGCTCTATATCAACCTGATATGGATCTGGGGCCATCCGGAGGTCTATATTCTGATCCTGCCCGCCTTCGGCATCTTTTCCGAAGTTGTCTCGACCTTCTGCGGCAAGCGGCTGTTCGGCTATAACTCGATGGTCTATGCGACGGTGTGCATCACCATCCTCAGCTACCTCGTCTGGTTGCACCATTTCTTCACGATGGGCTCGGGCGCTTCGGTGAACTCTTTCTTCGGGATTGCCACGATGATTATCTCGATCCCGACGGGGGCGAAGATCTTCAACTGGCTGTTCACCATGTATAAGGGCAAGATCCGTTATGAGTTGCCGATGATGTGGTCGGTTGCCTTCATGCTGACCTTCGTGATTGGCGGGATGACTGGCGTCATGCTGGCTGTGCCACCGGCGGATTTCATCGTTCACAACTCGCTTTTCCTCGTGGCGCATTTCCACAACGTCATCATCGGCGGCGTGGTCTATGGCATCTTCGCGGGGATCAACTTCTGGTGGCCGAAGGCTTTCGGTTACAGGATGAACCAGTTCTGGGGACATGTCAGCTTCTGGTGCTGGGTCGTCGGATTCTGGCTGGCTTTCACGCCGCTTTATGTGATGGGCCTGATGGGTGTCACGCGCCGCTTGCGCGTATTCGACGATCCGTCTCTGCAAATCTGGTTCGCGATTGCGGCCCTTGGCGCGGCGGTCATTGCCTTCGGTATCTTCGCGCTTGTCATGCAAATTGCCATGTCGATCCGTGACCGCGAAAAACTGCGCGATGTCACCGGCGACCCGTGGGATGGGCGCACACTTGAATGGGCGACCTCCTCGCCCCCGCCCGCCTATAACTTCGCCTTCACCCCGGTGGTCTATGACGTCGACGCCTGGCAGGACATGAAAGAGCACGGATACAAACGCCCGCTTTCGGGTTTCAGACCCATCCATATGCCCAAGAACACAGGCAGCGGCGTTATCATCGCGGCCATCAGCGTGGTGCTTGGCTTTGCGCTTGTCTGGCATATCTGGTGGCTGGCAATCCTGTCCTTCGTGGCGCTGATCGCAGCAGCGATCTGGCACAGCTTCGACTACAACCGGGATTTCTACATCCCCGAGGCGAGTGTGACCGAAACCGAAGAAGCCCGGACCCGGGCGCTCAGCAACGCGGTGTGA
- the cyoC gene encoding cytochrome o ubiquinol oxidase subunit III, translated as MSSEILTDPGDERVYHPAEEPHHPEGHSTPLGFWIYLMSDCLIFAILFATFAVLGDRVAGGPGPKDLFDLPLIALNTAMLLISSITFGFAMLAMHEGNQKGVLKWLGITAGFGLAFLCIELYEFSHLIHEGAGPGRSAFLSAFFTLVGTHGLHVTFGLIWLAVSVVQVRKHGLTLANQRRLNCLSLFWHFLDVIWIGVFTFVYLMGMI; from the coding sequence ATGAGTTCTGAAATCCTGACAGATCCCGGCGACGAGCGCGTCTACCACCCCGCCGAGGAACCGCATCACCCCGAAGGCCATTCAACGCCGCTTGGCTTCTGGATCTATCTGATGAGCGACTGCCTCATCTTTGCGATCCTGTTTGCGACCTTTGCGGTGCTAGGCGACCGCGTTGCCGGTGGTCCCGGCCCGAAAGATCTGTTTGACCTGCCGTTGATCGCGCTGAACACGGCGATGCTGCTGATCTCGTCTATCACCTTCGGCTTTGCCATGCTGGCGATGCATGAAGGTAATCAGAAGGGCGTGCTGAAATGGCTGGGTATCACCGCAGGCTTTGGCCTCGCCTTCCTCTGCATCGAATTGTACGAGTTCAGCCATCTGATCCATGAGGGCGCAGGGCCCGGCCGTTCGGCGTTCCTGTCGGCATTCTTTACGCTTGTCGGCACGCATGGACTGCATGTGACCTTCGGCCTGATCTGGCTGGCCGTTTCGGTGGTTCAGGTCCGCAAGCACGGTCTAACACTGGCCAATCAACGGCGCCTGAACTGCCTGTCGCTGTTCTGGCACTTCCTCGACGTGATCTGGATCGGTGTCTTTACCTTCGTTTACCTGATGGGGATGATCTGA